The following proteins come from a genomic window of Yinghuangia sp. ASG 101:
- the rplX gene encoding 50S ribosomal protein L24, whose protein sequence is MKIKKGDLVQVITGKDRGKQGKVIAAYPQLERVLVEGVNRIKKHTKVGQSAKGAKTGGIITQEAPIHISNVMLVVEKDGKKVPTRVGYRFDDEGNKIRIAKRTGEDI, encoded by the coding sequence ATGAAGATCAAGAAGGGTGACCTGGTCCAGGTCATCACGGGCAAGGACCGCGGCAAGCAGGGCAAGGTCATCGCGGCCTACCCGCAGCTTGAGCGCGTCCTCGTCGAAGGTGTCAACCGGATCAAGAAGCACACCAAGGTCGGCCAGTCCGCCAAGGGTGCCAAGACCGGCGGCATCATCACGCAGGAGGCCCCGATCCACATCAGCAACGTGATGCTGGTCGTGGAGAAGGACGGCAAGAAGGTCCCCACGCGCGTCGGCTACCGCTTCGACGACGAGGGCAACAAGATCCGGATCGCCAAGCGGACCGGTGAGGACATCTGA
- the rplN gene encoding 50S ribosomal protein L14, which produces MIQQESRLRVADNTGAKEILCIRVLGGSGRRYAGIGDVIVATVKDAIPGGNVKKGDVVKAVVVRTVKERRRVDGSYIRFDENAAVILKSDGEPRGTRIFGPVGRELREKKFMKIISLAPEVL; this is translated from the coding sequence GTGATCCAGCAGGAGTCGCGACTGCGAGTCGCCGACAACACGGGTGCCAAGGAGATCCTTTGCATCCGTGTGCTCGGCGGGTCCGGCCGGCGCTACGCGGGCATCGGGGACGTCATTGTGGCCACCGTGAAGGATGCGATCCCCGGTGGCAACGTGAAGAAGGGCGACGTCGTCAAGGCTGTCGTCGTGCGGACCGTCAAGGAGCGCCGCCGTGTCGACGGCTCCTACATCCGCTTCGACGAGAACGCCGCCGTCATCCTCAAGAGCGACGGTGAGCCCCGTGGTACCCGCATCTTCGGTCCGGTCGGCCGTGAACTGCGCGAGAAGAAGTTCATGAAGATCATCTCGCTCGCGCCGGAGGTGCTGTAA
- the rpsQ gene encoding 30S ribosomal protein S17 — MSEKTEMTETTRGFRKTREGLVVSDKMDKTVVVAVEDRVKHPLYGKVIRRTSKLKAHDEQNACGVGDRVLLMETRPLSASKRWRIVEILEKAK, encoded by the coding sequence GTGAGCGAGAAGACTGAGATGACTGAGACGACCCGGGGATTCCGCAAGACCCGCGAAGGCCTCGTCGTCAGCGACAAGATGGACAAGACCGTCGTCGTCGCCGTCGAGGACCGCGTCAAGCACCCGCTGTACGGCAAGGTCATCCGCCGCACGAGCAAGCTGAAGGCTCACGACGAGCAGAACGCCTGCGGCGTCGGCGACCGCGTCCTCCTCATGGAGACCCGGCCGCTGTCCGCCAGCAAGCGGTGGCGCATCGTCGAGATCCTCGAGAAGGCCAAGTAG
- the rpmC gene encoding 50S ribosomal protein L29: MAAGTKASELRDLADEELVGKLREAKEELFNLRFQAATGQLENHGRLKAVRKDIARIYTLMRERELGIVSVEETGGES, encoded by the coding sequence ATGGCGGCCGGGACCAAGGCGTCCGAGCTGCGCGACCTGGCGGACGAGGAACTCGTCGGCAAGTTGCGTGAGGCCAAGGAGGAGCTGTTCAACCTCCGTTTCCAGGCGGCGACCGGGCAGCTCGAGAACCACGGGCGGCTCAAGGCGGTCCGCAAGGACATCGCCCGCATCTACACGCTGATGCGCGAGCGCGAGCTCGGGATCGTCAGCGTGGAGGAGACCGGAGGCGAGTCGTGA
- the rplP gene encoding 50S ribosomal protein L16 codes for MLIPRRVKHRKQHHPGRAGRAKGGTELAFGEYGIQALGQAYVTNRQIESARIAITRHIRRGGKVWINIYPDRPLTKKPAETRMGSGKGSPEWWVANVKPGRVMFELSYPNEKVAREALLRATHKLPMKCRIVRREAGEA; via the coding sequence ATGCTGATCCCCCGCAGGGTCAAGCACCGCAAGCAGCACCACCCCGGGCGCGCCGGGCGTGCCAAGGGCGGTACGGAGCTCGCGTTCGGCGAGTACGGCATCCAGGCCCTGGGCCAGGCGTACGTGACCAACCGGCAGATCGAATCCGCCCGTATCGCCATCACGCGGCACATCCGCCGTGGCGGCAAGGTGTGGATCAACATCTACCCGGACCGTCCGCTGACCAAGAAGCCTGCCGAGACCCGCATGGGTTCCGGCAAGGGCTCGCCCGAGTGGTGGGTCGCGAACGTCAAGCCCGGTCGGGTGATGTTCGAACTGTCGTACCCGAACGAAAAGGTGGCTCGTGAGGCGCTTCTGCGCGCCACGCACAAGCTGCCGATGAAGTGCCGGATTGTCCGGCGCGAGGCAGGTGAGGCGTGA
- the rpsC gene encoding 30S ribosomal protein S3 — translation MGQKVNPHGFRLGITTDFKSRWYADKLYKDYVKEDVAIRRMMTQGMERAGISKVEIERTRDRVRVDIHTARPGIVIGRRGAEADRIRGDLEKLTGKQVQLNILEVKNPEIDAQLVAQGVAEQLSSRVSFRRAMRKAMQTAMKAGAKGIKIQCGGRLGGAEMSRSEFYREGRVPLHTLRANVEYGFFEARTTFGRIGVKVWIYKGDVKNIAEVRADNAAARAGNRPSRGPGGDRPRGGGRGGDRRGGGRGGRQQNEAPAAESNDSAAPAAEAAPASAPESGTEA, via the coding sequence GTGGGCCAGAAGGTTAACCCGCACGGGTTCCGGCTCGGCATCACCACGGACTTCAAGTCCCGCTGGTACGCCGACAAGCTGTACAAGGACTACGTCAAGGAAGACGTCGCCATCCGCCGGATGATGACGCAGGGCATGGAGCGGGCCGGCATCTCCAAGGTGGAGATCGAGCGCACCCGCGACCGCGTCCGCGTCGACATCCACACCGCCCGGCCGGGCATCGTCATCGGCCGCCGCGGCGCGGAGGCCGACCGCATCCGCGGCGACCTGGAGAAGCTGACCGGCAAGCAGGTCCAGCTGAACATCCTCGAGGTCAAGAACCCCGAGATCGACGCCCAGCTCGTCGCGCAGGGCGTGGCCGAGCAGCTGTCGTCGCGTGTCTCGTTCCGCCGCGCGATGCGCAAGGCGATGCAGACCGCGATGAAGGCCGGCGCCAAGGGCATCAAGATCCAGTGCGGTGGCCGGCTCGGCGGCGCGGAGATGTCGCGCTCCGAGTTCTACCGCGAGGGTCGCGTCCCGCTGCACACGCTGCGCGCGAACGTCGAGTACGGCTTCTTCGAGGCCCGCACGACCTTCGGCCGCATCGGCGTCAAGGTGTGGATCTACAAGGGCGACGTCAAGAACATCGCCGAGGTCCGGGCGGACAACGCCGCGGCCCGCGCGGGCAACCGCCCGTCGCGCGGCCCGGGTGGCGACCGTCCGCGCGGCGGTGGCCGCGGTGGCGACCGCCGTGGCGGCGGCCGTGGCGGACGCCAGCAGAACGAGGCGCCGGCGGCCGAGTCGAACGACTCCGCCGCGCCGGCCGCCGAGGCCGCGCCGGCCTCGGCGCCCGAATCCGGAACGGAGGCCTGA
- the rplV gene encoding 50S ribosomal protein L22, with the protein MEARAQARYIRVTPMKARRVVDLIRGVDAAEAQAILRFAQQAASEPVGKVLDSAIANAGHNHNLDTNNLYVSEAYVDEGPTLKRFRPRAQGRAYRIRKRTSHITVVVAEKERTR; encoded by the coding sequence ATGGAAGCCAGGGCCCAGGCGCGGTACATCCGCGTCACGCCCATGAAGGCTCGCCGGGTTGTCGATCTGATCCGCGGCGTGGACGCCGCCGAGGCGCAGGCCATCCTGCGTTTCGCGCAGCAGGCGGCCAGCGAGCCGGTGGGCAAGGTGCTCGACAGCGCCATCGCCAACGCCGGGCACAACCACAACCTCGACACCAACAACCTGTACGTGTCCGAGGCCTACGTGGACGAGGGGCCGACCCTCAAGCGGTTCCGGCCGCGTGCCCAGGGCCGCGCGTACCGCATCCGCAAGCGCACCAGCCACATCACCGTGGTTGTCGCCGAGAAGGAGAGGACCCGCTAG
- the rpsS gene encoding 30S ribosomal protein S19: MPRSLKKGPFVDDHLIKKVDVQNEKGTKNVIKTWSRRSMIVPAMLGHTIAVHDGRKHVPVFVTEAMVGHKLGEFAPTRTFRGHEKDDRKSRRR, translated from the coding sequence ATGCCGCGCAGTCTCAAGAAGGGACCCTTCGTCGACGACCACCTGATCAAGAAGGTGGACGTGCAGAACGAGAAGGGCACCAAGAACGTCATCAAGACCTGGTCCCGCCGCTCGATGATCGTCCCGGCGATGCTGGGCCACACCATCGCGGTGCACGACGGCCGCAAGCACGTCCCGGTGTTCGTCACCGAGGCGATGGTCGGCCACAAGCTCGGCGAGTTCGCCCCGACCCGGACCTTCCGTGGCCACGAGAAGGACGACCGCAAGTCGCGTCGTCGCTGA
- the rplB gene encoding 50S ribosomal protein L2, whose protein sequence is MGIRKYKPTTPGRRGASVADFVEITRSTPEKSLVRPLHNKGGRNNHGRVTTRHQGGGHKRAYRVIDFRRNDKDGVPAKVAHIEYDPNRTARIALLHYADGEKRYILAPNKLRQGDRIENGPSADIKPGNNLQLRNIPVGTVVHAIELRPGGGAKLARSAGASVQLLAKEGAFATLRMPSGEIRMVDVRCRATIGEVGNAEQSNINWGKAGRMRWKGKRPTVRGVAMNPIDHPHGGGEGKTSGGRHPVSPWGQKEGRTRRPKKASDKLIIRRRKTNKKR, encoded by the coding sequence ATGGGCATCCGCAAGTACAAGCCGACGACTCCGGGCCGTCGTGGCGCCAGCGTCGCCGACTTCGTCGAGATCACGCGGTCCACGCCGGAGAAGTCGCTGGTCCGCCCGCTGCACAACAAGGGTGGTCGTAACAACCACGGCCGCGTGACGACCCGCCACCAGGGCGGCGGTCACAAGCGCGCGTACCGTGTCATCGACTTCCGTCGCAACGACAAGGACGGCGTCCCGGCGAAGGTCGCGCACATCGAGTACGACCCGAACCGCACCGCGCGCATCGCACTCCTGCACTACGCGGACGGCGAGAAGCGCTACATCCTGGCCCCGAACAAGCTGCGCCAGGGCGACCGGATCGAGAACGGTCCGTCGGCCGACATCAAGCCGGGGAACAACCTCCAGCTCCGCAACATCCCGGTCGGTACGGTCGTGCACGCGATCGAACTGCGTCCGGGCGGTGGCGCCAAGCTGGCCCGCTCTGCCGGTGCGAGCGTGCAACTGCTGGCGAAGGAAGGCGCGTTCGCGACCCTCCGCATGCCGTCGGGTGAGATCCGGATGGTCGACGTGCGCTGCCGCGCCACCATCGGCGAGGTCGGCAACGCCGAGCAGTCGAACATCAACTGGGGCAAGGCCGGCCGCATGCGCTGGAAGGGCAAGCGCCCGACCGTCCGCGGTGTGGCGATGAACCCGATCGACCACCCGCACGGTGGTGGTGAGGGCAAGACCTCCGGTGGCCGCCACCCCGTTTCGCCGTGGGGCCAGAAGGAAGGTCGCACCCGCCGGCCGAAGAAGGCCAGCGACAAGCTGATCATCCGCCGCCGCAAGACGAACAAGAAGCGCTAG
- the rplW gene encoding 50S ribosomal protein L23, which translates to MSESTPVTSKTFTDPRDVLLKPVISEKSYGLLDENKYTFIVHPDANKTQIKQAVTAVFGVKVTDVNTINRQGKRKRSRTGFGKRKDTKRAIVTLAEGERIDIFGGPVG; encoded by the coding sequence GTGAGCGAGAGCACCCCGGTCACCAGCAAGACCTTCACCGACCCGCGCGACGTGCTGCTGAAGCCGGTGATCTCGGAGAAGTCCTACGGCCTTCTCGACGAGAACAAGTACACGTTCATCGTGCACCCGGACGCGAACAAGACCCAGATCAAACAGGCCGTCACGGCCGTGTTCGGGGTCAAGGTCACGGACGTGAACACGATCAACCGGCAGGGCAAGCGCAAGCGCTCCCGCACCGGTTTCGGCAAGCGCAAGGACACGAAGCGAGCGATCGTCACCCTGGCCGAGGGCGAGCGGATCGACATCTTCGGTGGACCCGTCGGCTGA
- the rplD gene encoding 50S ribosomal protein L4: MTTIDVLSPVGEKAGTVELPAEIFGVQVSIPTIHQVVVAQLAAARQGTHKTKTRGEVRGGGRKPYRQKGTGRARQGSTRAPQFAGGGVVHGPVPRDYAQRTPKKMKAAALRGALSDRAAHSRIHCVSALIDGDAPSTKAARTLIGKISERKHVLLVADRDDTAAWLSARNLPQVHVLDPGQLNTYDVLVSDDVVFTKAALERFIAGSPQGKSASAVATSSELEGSDEA; encoded by the coding sequence ATGACCACCATTGACGTTCTCTCGCCGGTCGGCGAGAAGGCCGGGACCGTCGAACTCCCCGCGGAGATCTTCGGCGTCCAGGTCAGCATCCCGACGATCCACCAGGTCGTCGTGGCCCAGCTGGCCGCCGCCCGCCAGGGCACGCACAAGACGAAGACCCGCGGCGAGGTCCGCGGCGGTGGGCGCAAGCCGTACCGCCAGAAGGGCACCGGCCGCGCGCGCCAGGGCTCGACCCGCGCGCCGCAGTTCGCCGGCGGCGGCGTGGTGCACGGCCCCGTCCCGCGCGACTACGCGCAGCGGACGCCCAAGAAGATGAAGGCCGCCGCGCTGCGTGGCGCCCTCAGCGACCGGGCCGCGCACTCGCGCATCCACTGCGTGTCCGCCCTGATCGACGGCGACGCGCCGTCCACCAAGGCCGCGCGCACCCTGATCGGCAAGATCTCCGAGCGCAAGCACGTGCTCCTGGTCGCCGACAGGGACGACACGGCCGCCTGGCTGAGCGCCCGCAACCTCCCGCAGGTGCACGTGCTCGACCCCGGCCAGCTGAACACCTACGACGTGCTCGTCTCCGACGACGTGGTCTTCACCAAGGCCGCTCTGGAGCGGTTCATCGCCGGCTCGCCGCAGGGCAAGTCCGCGTCCGCCGTTGCCACTTCGAGCGAGCTCGAAGGGAGCGACGAGGCGTGA
- the rplC gene encoding 50S ribosomal protein L3 — MTKQMKGILGTKLGMTQVWDENNRVVPVTVVQAGPCVVTQVRDAETDGYSAVQIAFGQIDPRKVNKPLAGHFDKAGVTPRRHLVELRTSDAAEYALGQEITADVFEAGQKVDVSGTSKGKGTAGVMKRHGFRGLGASHGTQRKHRSPGSIGGCATPGRVFKGVRMAGRMGNQRVSTQNLTVHAVDAEKGLILVKGAIPGPNGGLVLVRTAAKGA; from the coding sequence ATGACGAAGCAGATGAAGGGGATTCTGGGCACCAAGCTCGGCATGACCCAGGTCTGGGACGAGAACAACCGCGTCGTTCCGGTGACCGTCGTCCAGGCCGGGCCGTGTGTCGTGACCCAGGTCCGTGACGCCGAGACCGACGGCTACAGCGCCGTCCAGATCGCGTTCGGCCAGATCGACCCGCGCAAGGTGAACAAGCCGCTCGCCGGGCACTTCGACAAGGCCGGGGTCACCCCGCGCCGCCACCTGGTGGAGCTCCGCACCTCCGACGCCGCCGAGTACGCGCTCGGCCAGGAGATCACCGCGGACGTCTTCGAGGCCGGCCAGAAGGTCGACGTCTCGGGCACCAGCAAGGGCAAGGGCACCGCGGGTGTCATGAAGCGCCACGGCTTCCGCGGCCTCGGCGCCTCGCACGGTACGCAGCGCAAGCACCGCTCGCCCGGCTCCATCGGCGGGTGCGCCACCCCGGGCCGCGTGTTCAAGGGCGTCCGCATGGCGGGCCGCATGGGCAACCAGCGCGTCTCCACTCAGAACCTGACCGTCCACGCCGTCGACGCCGAGAAGGGTCTCATCCTGGTCAAGGGTGCGATCCCCGGTCCGAACGGCGGACTCGTCCTGGTCCGCACCGCGGCCAAGGGGGCGTGA
- the rpsJ gene encoding 30S ribosomal protein S10, translated as MAGQKIRIRLKAYDHEVIDSSARKIVETVTRTGAQVAGPVPLPTEKNVYCVIRSPHKYKDSREHFEMRTHKRLIDILDPTPKTVDSLMRLDLPAGVDIEIKL; from the coding sequence ATGGCGGGACAGAAGATCCGCATCCGGCTCAAGGCCTACGACCACGAGGTCATCGACAGTTCGGCGCGCAAGATCGTCGAGACGGTGACCCGTACCGGTGCGCAGGTCGCGGGCCCGGTGCCGCTGCCGACCGAGAAGAACGTGTACTGCGTCATCCGCTCGCCGCACAAGTACAAGGACTCGCGCGAGCACTTCGAGATGCGCACGCACAAGCGGCTCATCGACATCCTCGACCCGACGCCGAAGACCGTCGACTCGCTCATGCGTCTCGACCTTCCGGCCGGCGTCGACATCGAGATCAAGCTCTGA